In Halalkalibaculum roseum, a single window of DNA contains:
- a CDS encoding formate/nitrite transporter family protein codes for METDKTAQSPEQQILKEKAKGSKNTKNYNDIISTVLHEGETMFGLQNKTVFLSSIIAGLEIGFSYLLICSVYFFFNGTLPEGTIFKLFSIVYPVGFIMVIVGKSALFTEQTSIVALPVLNGQRSILNLLRIWSTVILGNIIGGIIFVLFISYLGPKLTLFTHDTMSKIGEHILNYDSLVIFLSAVTAGWLMGLLTWLLSSIVNSITRLVLIFMITAIIGLGGFHHSIVGNIEVFGAWLYSDSISFLDYIKFLGLTLSGNGVGGAVVVALFKYRVFQSNYAEGSI; via the coding sequence ATGGAAACAGATAAAACCGCACAGTCACCCGAGCAACAAATACTTAAAGAAAAAGCAAAGGGTTCCAAGAATACCAAAAACTATAACGACATCATCAGTACCGTTCTGCATGAAGGCGAGACCATGTTCGGTCTTCAGAACAAAACCGTATTTTTGAGCTCCATTATCGCCGGTCTGGAAATCGGGTTCAGTTATCTTTTGATTTGTTCCGTGTACTTTTTTTTTAACGGCACATTACCGGAAGGAACAATATTTAAGCTGTTCAGTATCGTCTATCCGGTTGGATTTATCATGGTAATAGTCGGAAAGTCAGCTTTATTTACAGAACAGACATCCATTGTAGCTCTTCCTGTACTGAATGGTCAACGCAGCATCCTGAACCTGCTTCGTATCTGGTCTACCGTCATCTTGGGTAATATTATCGGAGGTATCATTTTTGTTCTTTTTATAAGCTATTTGGGTCCAAAGTTAACCCTGTTCACTCACGATACAATGAGTAAAATTGGAGAACATATCCTTAACTATGACAGTCTGGTCATCTTTTTAAGTGCTGTTACAGCAGGCTGGCTGATGGGGCTTTTGACCTGGTTGTTGAGTTCTATCGTTAATTCCATTACCAGGCTTGTACTGATATTTATGATAACCGCCATCATTGGGTTGGGGGGATTTCATCACAGTATTGTCGGTAATATTGAGGTTTTTGGTGCATGGCTCTATTCTGATTCTATTTCATTTCTCGATTATATTAAGTTTCTGGGCCTGACATTGAGTGGTAACGGAGTGGGTGGGGCTGTGGTTGTAGCTTTGTTTAAATATCGAGTATTTCAGTCTAATTATGCGGAAGGCTCAATCTAA
- a CDS encoding pyruvate kinase produces the protein MKSPETTSYPSSDQIEKIFLEVLDLRSELVGAVDTFQYYLDEVDENHVESARNLLHYLAFRSKDLRPLQISLAAMGLSSLGRAESHVMATVDAVANVLFGLSRKVRQAPALNNSTIKFKKGEKLLSEHTESLLGPAREGRGVRVMVTMPSEAADNFGLVYNLLQEGMDCVRINCAHDNVEVWMKIVKNLRKAERELGKRCRIIMELPGPKLRTGPLNPGPQVIKVRPVRNEIGRVIRPAVIWLTSENITHFHPSPKCTRCVLQVPDPWLQYLNVGNKIKLIDARGSKRVLSVVDSKDHGCLVETNKTLYLTPQTVLRISGTEADKYQTHVENIPHSEIPIILKPGDQLILTRNQSPGHPAIYDDVGIELAPAKIGCTLPEALDHVEVGEMIWFNDGKIGGVIDRIEDEEIIIRIKQSREKGRKLRGDKGINLPDSYISLPSLTVDDLNYLDFIAEYADVVGLSFVNSARDVEMLQDRLEKYGDKQPAIMLKIETKQGFHNLPSILLTAMRSHCFGVMIARGDLAVECGFERMAEVQEEILWLCEAAHVPVIWATQVLESVAKKGTPSRAEITDAAMGHRAECVMLNKGPYILNAVRTLDDILSRMQAHQIKKSSMLRELRLAREFTSIKRY, from the coding sequence ATGAAAAGTCCGGAAACAACATCATACCCAAGTTCGGATCAAATTGAGAAAATTTTTCTCGAAGTATTGGATCTTCGTTCAGAGCTAGTTGGTGCAGTTGATACTTTTCAATACTATTTGGACGAGGTCGATGAAAATCACGTGGAAAGTGCTCGTAATTTATTACACTATTTGGCCTTTCGAAGCAAGGATCTTCGCCCACTACAAATCAGCCTGGCTGCAATGGGGTTATCCTCCCTGGGGCGAGCTGAGTCTCATGTTATGGCTACGGTTGATGCTGTAGCCAATGTATTGTTTGGTCTATCGCGTAAAGTGCGACAGGCACCCGCTCTAAATAACAGTACTATCAAATTTAAAAAAGGTGAAAAGCTTTTATCGGAACACACTGAATCATTGCTTGGACCGGCGAGGGAAGGAAGAGGTGTTCGTGTTATGGTAACAATGCCGAGTGAAGCAGCGGATAATTTTGGATTAGTATATAATCTTTTGCAGGAAGGAATGGATTGTGTGAGGATAAACTGTGCCCACGATAATGTAGAAGTGTGGATGAAAATTGTAAAAAACCTGCGAAAAGCTGAAAGAGAGCTTGGAAAGCGGTGTCGAATAATCATGGAGCTGCCGGGCCCAAAGTTGCGTACAGGACCACTGAATCCCGGTCCACAGGTAATTAAAGTCAGGCCCGTACGTAATGAAATCGGCCGTGTTATTAGACCCGCTGTGATATGGCTGACTTCTGAAAATATCACTCATTTTCATCCCTCGCCCAAGTGTACAAGATGTGTGTTACAAGTTCCTGATCCATGGTTGCAATATTTGAATGTCGGAAATAAAATTAAGCTGATTGATGCCCGGGGGTCTAAAAGGGTACTTTCGGTAGTAGATTCAAAAGATCATGGCTGCTTAGTCGAGACGAATAAAACACTCTATCTTACACCTCAAACAGTATTACGAATATCCGGTACTGAAGCTGACAAGTATCAAACTCATGTAGAGAATATTCCGCACTCTGAAATTCCGATTATCCTAAAGCCCGGTGATCAGCTTATTTTGACACGAAATCAAAGTCCGGGGCATCCCGCTATATATGATGATGTAGGTATAGAATTGGCCCCTGCCAAAATCGGCTGCACTCTGCCTGAGGCTTTAGATCATGTGGAAGTCGGTGAAATGATTTGGTTCAACGACGGAAAGATAGGGGGAGTTATTGATAGAATTGAAGACGAAGAGATCATTATCAGAATTAAACAATCACGTGAAAAGGGTCGAAAACTAAGAGGGGATAAAGGTATAAATCTTCCGGACAGTTATATAAGTTTGCCCTCACTAACAGTTGACGATCTTAACTATTTAGATTTTATAGCTGAATACGCGGATGTTGTAGGATTATCTTTTGTAAACAGTGCAAGGGATGTGGAGATGCTTCAAGATCGACTTGAAAAATATGGTGATAAACAACCTGCTATAATGCTAAAGATTGAAACAAAACAGGGATTTCATAATTTGCCGTCTATTTTACTGACAGCAATGCGTTCTCACTGCTTCGGAGTAATGATTGCCAGGGGAGATTTGGCAGTCGAATGCGGATTTGAGAGAATGGCCGAGGTACAGGAAGAGATTCTTTGGTTATGTGAGGCGGCTCATGTCCCCGTTATTTGGGCTACGCAAGTACTGGAGTCTGTGGCTAAGAAAGGTACTCCATCTCGGGCCGAGATTACGGATGCCGCTATGGGGCACCGAGCGGAATGTGTGATGCTAAACAAGGGACCCTATATTCTTAATGCTGTTCGTACATTAGATGATATACTAAGTCGTATGCAAGCACACCAGATCAAAAAGAGTTCCATGTTACGCGAGTTGCGACTGGCCCGTGAATTCACTTCAATAAAAAGATATTAA
- a CDS encoding outer membrane protein, whose product MNIKKCITALFGVLMLATVTPDLVQAQWSIGASYEIRSEDPQNGFGARIERKILTGLPLVQLGIRGHFSYFSEENSLSEGGVTYSADVTNYDYGLAATGGVNLGMLTPYVGLGLGATTFDVSTQDLPGGDFDTSDSGVFWNTFAGAELSVTPIIKPFVEYRFQQTDEPQFATEFDANGRLIFGLSLSF is encoded by the coding sequence ATGAATATCAAAAAATGTATTACAGCGTTGTTTGGAGTTTTAATGCTGGCTACGGTTACCCCCGACCTGGTTCAGGCGCAGTGGAGTATCGGTGCGTCTTATGAAATCCGTTCGGAAGATCCCCAAAATGGCTTTGGTGCCCGTATAGAACGCAAAATACTCACCGGATTGCCGCTTGTGCAACTGGGAATTCGCGGTCATTTCAGTTATTTCAGTGAAGAGAACAGCCTCTCAGAAGGAGGAGTTACTTATTCCGCTGACGTCACTAACTACGACTACGGTTTAGCGGCAACAGGTGGAGTCAATCTCGGGATGCTGACCCCCTATGTAGGGCTGGGCCTCGGAGCAACAACTTTTGACGTCAGTACTCAGGACTTGCCTGGCGGAGATTTTGATACCAGTGACAGCGGTGTTTTCTGGAATACCTTTGCAGGGGCGGAGCTGAGTGTAACACCGATTATAAAACCCTTCGTAGAATATCGTTTCCAGCAGACTGATGAACCTCAATTTGCAACTGAGTTCGATGCTAACGGACGATTGATATTCGGTCTCTCTCTGTCATTTTAG
- a CDS encoding RelA/SpoT family protein, with protein MAEAKTTYPEDLGDIPLPEPQQRDLEQLLEVCHDHLDSVDDDLVTRAFTLCYISHEGVKRASGEPYYFHPVAVAKIVALEINIDDVSVTAALLHDTVEDTSVTLEDIEKQFGETVAHLIDGVTKISGVFKSRDTKQAETFMKLLLSMAEDIRVVLIKFADRLHNMRTIQHLPREKQLQIATETIELYAPLAHRFGLFNIKSEFEDLCFKVIDPNSYKFIARKLREKKDSREQFIEEFMQPIREELEDQGFKFEIKGRPKHINSIFRKMQRQQKPFEEIYDLFAIRIILEDPHTKEDCWRVYSIITDWYTPIPKRFRDFISVPKANGYQSLHTTVITKKGRKVEVQIRTRKMDEIAERGLAAHWKYKEGKEGSETLDKFVTWVRDVLENPRPDAATEFVKDFQLNLYQDEIYAFTPDGELRTLPQGATPIDFAFDIHSEIGERAMAAKINGKMAPLRQKLEIGDQVEIITGNKINLNPDWINDVVTHKAKSRIRQFIKQKERQTAEEGKELWEKQAEKGKFEISEQDLTRIAQKLKFDSTQDLFYEIGMGTFDVQKLFKMVKQFTSKGRIDEEEEQPKSGQLTEEEIQETYIDAARSIGDSKALVINGELTNVKYSYANCCSPIPGDDVIGYISRTGDVKIHRSNCKNIRHLIQTDGERIVDVAWAKNIDTRFLGAVRVIGEDRVGMINDLTDVLSKSLQTNMKSINVNSDSGMFEGILTVYVEDIEHLDRIINRLQKVEGVKSVFRYE; from the coding sequence ATGGCAGAAGCAAAAACAACATATCCTGAAGACCTGGGAGATATACCGCTGCCTGAGCCGCAACAGCGTGATCTTGAGCAGCTGCTGGAGGTATGTCACGATCACCTTGATTCGGTTGACGATGACCTGGTGACCCGGGCTTTCACACTCTGCTATATTTCCCATGAGGGCGTTAAGCGCGCTTCAGGGGAACCCTACTATTTCCACCCTGTAGCGGTCGCCAAAATCGTTGCTTTGGAGATCAATATAGATGATGTGTCGGTAACGGCAGCCCTGCTCCACGATACGGTGGAGGACACCAGTGTTACGCTGGAAGATATCGAGAAACAGTTTGGAGAAACGGTTGCTCACCTGATTGATGGGGTGACAAAGATATCCGGTGTATTTAAGAGCCGCGATACCAAGCAGGCGGAGACCTTCATGAAGCTCTTGCTGTCCATGGCGGAGGATATCCGTGTGGTTCTGATCAAATTTGCCGATCGCCTGCATAATATGCGTACCATTCAACATCTTCCCCGTGAGAAGCAGCTCCAGATTGCCACAGAAACTATAGAGCTATACGCACCGCTGGCCCATCGTTTTGGCTTGTTCAATATTAAAAGCGAGTTTGAGGATCTCTGTTTCAAGGTTATCGACCCCAATTCCTATAAGTTTATCGCCCGTAAGCTGCGTGAGAAGAAGGATTCGCGTGAGCAGTTCATTGAGGAATTCATGCAGCCTATCAGGGAGGAGCTGGAAGACCAGGGATTCAAGTTTGAAATCAAAGGCAGGCCCAAGCATATCAATTCCATCTTCCGCAAGATGCAGCGGCAGCAAAAGCCCTTTGAGGAAATCTATGACCTCTTTGCAATTCGTATAATCCTGGAGGATCCGCATACCAAGGAGGATTGCTGGCGTGTCTATTCCATCATCACCGACTGGTATACTCCCATTCCTAAACGTTTCAGGGATTTCATTTCTGTACCAAAAGCCAACGGCTACCAGTCACTGCACACTACGGTGATTACGAAAAAGGGCCGCAAGGTGGAGGTTCAAATTCGTACCCGTAAGATGGACGAAATTGCCGAACGCGGACTTGCCGCACACTGGAAGTATAAGGAAGGCAAGGAAGGCTCTGAGACGCTGGATAAGTTTGTGACATGGGTACGGGACGTGCTGGAAAATCCGCGCCCCGATGCCGCTACAGAATTTGTCAAGGATTTCCAGCTTAACCTGTACCAGGATGAAATTTATGCTTTTACCCCGGATGGGGAACTGAGAACTTTGCCACAGGGAGCTACTCCCATCGACTTTGCATTTGATATCCATAGTGAGATCGGTGAGCGTGCCATGGCTGCCAAAATCAATGGCAAGATGGCCCCGTTGCGCCAGAAACTAGAGATAGGGGATCAGGTAGAGATCATCACCGGGAACAAGATCAATCTGAATCCGGACTGGATTAACGACGTGGTTACCCACAAGGCTAAGTCACGCATCCGTCAGTTTATTAAACAGAAAGAACGACAGACGGCCGAAGAGGGCAAAGAGCTCTGGGAAAAACAGGCCGAGAAGGGCAAATTCGAGATTTCTGAGCAGGATCTGACCCGCATTGCTCAAAAGCTGAAGTTCGATTCCACCCAGGACCTTTTCTACGAAATCGGTATGGGTACCTTTGATGTGCAGAAGCTTTTCAAGATGGTAAAACAATTTACCAGCAAGGGCCGTATAGATGAAGAGGAGGAACAGCCGAAGTCAGGACAGCTGACGGAAGAGGAAATCCAGGAAACATATATCGATGCGGCGCGTTCCATCGGTGACAGCAAAGCACTGGTGATCAACGGTGAGCTGACAAATGTTAAGTACTCCTATGCCAACTGTTGCAGCCCGATACCCGGCGATGATGTGATAGGATATATTAGCCGGACCGGTGATGTGAAGATTCACCGCTCCAATTGTAAGAATATCAGGCACCTTATTCAGACAGACGGTGAACGAATAGTTGATGTGGCTTGGGCTAAAAATATTGATACCCGGTTCCTTGGAGCTGTCCGCGTCATTGGAGAGGACCGGGTAGGTATGATCAACGACCTTACTGATGTACTTTCAAAATCGCTGCAGACTAATATGAAGAGTATTAACGTTAACAGCGACAGTGGAATGTTTGAAGGTATATTAACGGTTTATGTAGAAGACATTGAACACTTAGATAGAATCATCAACAGACTTCAAAAAGTGGAAGGAGTTAAAAGCGTATTTCGATATGAATAA
- a CDS encoding HU family DNA-binding protein, which produces MITYTKRDLVRRVAEDMDEPMVQAEPWVDAVLVAIRETMMDADPTCRIELRDFGVFEVKKTKAKPRARNPKTNEEIYVPAHRKTHFKPSKLLKEFLRTPLEELEEQEG; this is translated from the coding sequence ATGATTACATATACAAAAAGAGACCTCGTTCGCAGAGTTGCAGAAGATATGGATGAACCTATGGTTCAGGCTGAACCTTGGGTTGACGCCGTACTTGTAGCAATTCGAGAAACCATGATGGATGCAGACCCCACCTGCCGAATTGAACTGCGTGACTTTGGTGTATTTGAAGTCAAAAAGACCAAAGCCAAGCCTAGAGCACGCAACCCGAAAACCAACGAAGAGATCTATGTTCCGGCGCATCGTAAAACCCACTTTAAGCCGAGCAAACTCTTGAAAGAATTTCTTAGAACACCTCTTGAGGAATTAGAAGAACAGGAAGGTTAA
- the ruvX gene encoding Holliday junction resolvase RuvX, whose product MSRYSRLIGIDVGTKWVGLARTDLLRMVANPIGTYPPPEAIEKLKKLVETEQVEKLVIGWPLTPEGGEGRAIRMVERFITRLRLVLPEIEIAKMDERYTSKEAVAAMVESGVPKMKRRDSDRVNQAAAAIILQKYLDETGN is encoded by the coding sequence TTGTCACGTTACAGTAGATTAATAGGTATTGACGTAGGCACAAAATGGGTCGGACTGGCTCGTACGGATCTATTGCGTATGGTCGCAAATCCTATCGGTACTTACCCGCCGCCCGAAGCGATTGAAAAGCTGAAAAAACTGGTGGAAACCGAACAGGTAGAGAAGCTGGTTATAGGCTGGCCATTGACACCGGAGGGCGGAGAGGGCAGAGCCATAAGAATGGTTGAACGTTTTATTACCCGTTTACGGCTGGTTCTTCCTGAAATCGAAATTGCAAAGATGGACGAGCGATACACTTCGAAAGAAGCGGTTGCGGCGATGGTTGAGTCGGGAGTTCCAAAGATGAAGCGTAGGGACTCCGACAGGGTAAACCAAGCCGCTGCTGCCATCATTTTGCAGAAATACCTTGACGAAACAGGAAACTAG
- the def gene encoding peptide deformylase has product MAILPIVTYDDEILRKETEPVEELTDEIEALIDNMFETMYNSDGVGLAAPQIGRLLRIFVVDADPMAKEEDDPLYGPIAMINPEITFSSDEEIDMEEGCLSIPGVNASVTRPESIRVSYRDEEFEKQELEVGGWLSRVIQHEKDHLDGVLFLDHLSMFKRKLLSGKLKDIAEGNKDTDYPLVPKKATSK; this is encoded by the coding sequence ATGGCCATTTTACCCATCGTAACCTACGATGATGAGATTCTCAGGAAAGAAACCGAACCGGTAGAGGAACTCACCGATGAGATAGAAGCTCTCATCGATAACATGTTTGAAACCATGTACAACTCCGACGGTGTTGGCTTGGCGGCTCCTCAGATAGGGAGACTTTTGCGAATTTTTGTGGTAGACGCCGATCCTATGGCCAAGGAAGAAGACGATCCGCTCTATGGTCCTATTGCCATGATCAATCCGGAAATCACTTTCAGCAGTGATGAAGAGATAGACATGGAAGAGGGATGCCTGAGTATTCCAGGGGTGAATGCCTCTGTTACCAGGCCTGAATCCATTAGGGTTTCCTACCGCGATGAAGAGTTCGAAAAACAAGAATTAGAGGTCGGCGGATGGCTATCACGAGTTATTCAGCATGAAAAGGATCACCTTGATGGTGTACTCTTTCTTGACCATCTGTCGATGTTTAAAAGGAAGCTTTTGAGCGGTAAACTGAAAGATATCGCTGAAGGTAATAAGGATACTGATTACCCGCTGGTCCCCAAAAAAGCAACTTCTAAATAA
- the fmt gene encoding methionyl-tRNA formyltransferase — protein MKIVFMGSPDFAIPSLEKLMASPHEIAAVVSNPDKRRGRGSETSPTAVKARAMKAGLPVISVDDLSSDIFADELEKLEADLFVVVAFRILPKRILEIPTKGSINLHASLLPKYRGAAPIHWAVINGEEKTGCTVFFLDEKVDTGSIIKQGETPIGPNETTGDLYGRLKEMGSKLLLDAVDEIEYGSYSLSPQDDSKATPAPKLFTEDCRIDFDGQAQNIHNKIRGLSPFPTAWAELDDLKFNMYRSSVGDTERYKPGQIGLHDGQMMVGTKDKDLILQEVQIQGKRRMSGRDFMNGYSGTGIIH, from the coding sequence ATGAAAATTGTATTCATGGGTTCCCCAGACTTTGCTATTCCCAGCCTTGAAAAGTTAATGGCTTCCCCGCATGAAATTGCCGCAGTGGTCAGCAATCCTGATAAACGTCGCGGGCGTGGCAGTGAAACTTCCCCCACAGCGGTAAAAGCACGAGCAATGAAAGCCGGATTGCCCGTTATCAGTGTTGATGACCTCAGCTCGGATATCTTTGCCGATGAGCTGGAAAAACTGGAGGCCGATCTCTTTGTTGTCGTAGCTTTTCGCATCCTCCCTAAAAGAATTCTTGAAATTCCCACTAAGGGATCCATCAATCTCCATGCATCACTGCTTCCCAAATACAGGGGTGCCGCACCCATTCACTGGGCAGTTATCAACGGAGAAGAGAAAACCGGCTGCACGGTTTTCTTCCTGGATGAAAAAGTCGATACCGGTTCCATAATCAAGCAGGGCGAGACACCGATTGGTCCCAATGAAACAACGGGTGACCTTTACGGCCGCCTTAAGGAGATGGGAAGTAAGTTGCTGCTGGATGCTGTTGATGAGATTGAATACGGGTCCTACTCCCTGAGCCCCCAGGATGACAGTAAGGCTACGCCTGCCCCCAAACTTTTTACAGAAGACTGCCGAATTGATTTTGACGGACAAGCCCAAAACATTCATAATAAAATTCGCGGTTTGAGTCCGTTCCCTACCGCCTGGGCTGAGCTGGATGATCTCAAATTTAACATGTATCGATCGAGCGTAGGGGATACCGAACGTTACAAACCGGGTCAGATCGGGCTGCACGACGGTCAGATGATGGTTGGCACAAAAGATAAGGATCTGATTCTACAGGAAGTGCAGATCCAGGGAAAGAGAAGGATGAGCGGCAGGGATTTTATGAACGGTTATAGCGGAACAGGCATTATTCACTAG
- a CDS encoding ankyrin repeat domain-containing protein yields the protein MELSPFLEAAKSGDISAVRKHLKSGADINETAKNGASALVYAAENDNMEIVKLLVDNGIDPNLATSMGGTALNRAAENNNVEMMEYLLDQGAQVGDLALIVASREGNLKAVEVLLEHGADVNAKQRWGQTALMQATREGHSRVVKHLLQSGADVKLKDKNGETALSIAIDNDQIDIAGQLKRSGATVAKTKASAPVDSDDEEDEDVTTDEFEDLLDEEEIPEDVDLDED from the coding sequence ATGGAATTGAGTCCTTTTTTAGAAGCTGCAAAATCAGGAGACATTTCTGCTGTAAGGAAACACCTGAAAAGCGGTGCCGATATCAATGAAACAGCCAAAAATGGAGCCTCTGCTCTGGTCTATGCTGCTGAAAATGATAATATGGAAATCGTAAAGCTGCTTGTTGATAATGGTATTGATCCCAACCTTGCAACTTCAATGGGTGGAACAGCTTTAAACCGTGCCGCAGAGAATAACAATGTGGAAATGATGGAATACCTTCTTGATCAGGGCGCACAAGTAGGCGACCTGGCTCTTATTGTCGCTTCCAGAGAAGGAAATCTCAAAGCAGTAGAAGTGCTTCTTGAACATGGAGCGGATGTAAATGCAAAGCAGCGCTGGGGCCAGACAGCTTTGATGCAGGCTACAAGAGAAGGTCACTCACGGGTTGTGAAACATCTGTTGCAGAGCGGTGCGGATGTGAAATTGAAAGACAAAAATGGGGAAACTGCTCTTTCCATTGCCATCGATAATGATCAGATTGATATTGCCGGACAGCTAAAGAGATCCGGAGCTACAGTCGCCAAGACTAAGGCTTCAGCGCCCGTCGATAGCGATGACGAGGAAGATGAGGATGTTACCACTGATGAATTTGAGGATCTGCTTGACGAAGAGGAGATCCCGGAGGATGTAGATCTGGATGAAGATTAA
- the gap gene encoding type I glyceraldehyde-3-phosphate dehydrogenase, with amino-acid sequence MSKIKVGINGFGRIGRLVARSILAYHEDSIEIVGINDLTPAKTLAHLFKRDSVHGTYDGDVSSSENSITIDGHKIHVSSEKDPADLAWGDLGAQVVVESTGFFRTKEAASKHIQAGAEKVIISAPAQGGDVKTIVLGVNDDEIDDDVQIYSNASCTTNCLAPMAKVLDDSFGLEKGFITTIHAYTSSQQIVDGPHKDLRRARAAAYNIVPTTTGAAKAVGLVLPHLDGKLDGSAVRVPVPDGSLTDFTALVNKDVTDQQVHDAFKKAANGPMKGVLEYSEEELVSTDILGNPHSCIYDSGFTKTDGKLVKLLGWYDNEAGYSARTADLITRIV; translated from the coding sequence ATGAGTAAAATTAAAGTTGGGATTAATGGTTTTGGTAGAATCGGAAGACTGGTAGCCCGGTCCATTCTGGCATATCATGAAGATAGCATTGAGATAGTCGGTATTAACGACCTGACACCGGCAAAAACACTTGCTCACCTGTTTAAGCGAGATTCGGTTCATGGTACCTATGATGGGGACGTAAGTTCTTCTGAAAACAGCATCACTATCGATGGACATAAGATCCATGTTTCGTCAGAAAAGGATCCCGCGGATCTTGCCTGGGGAGATCTGGGAGCTCAGGTGGTTGTTGAGTCAACCGGCTTCTTCCGAACGAAGGAAGCGGCTTCCAAGCATATCCAAGCCGGTGCCGAAAAAGTTATTATCTCCGCCCCAGCACAAGGCGGTGATGTTAAAACCATTGTACTTGGTGTTAACGACGACGAAATTGATGACGACGTTCAAATTTATTCAAATGCCAGTTGTACAACGAACTGTCTTGCCCCTATGGCGAAGGTTCTGGATGATTCTTTTGGATTGGAAAAAGGATTTATCACTACCATTCATGCCTACACCAGCAGTCAGCAAATAGTGGATGGTCCGCATAAGGATCTGAGAAGGGCTCGTGCTGCTGCTTATAATATTGTACCGACAACAACAGGTGCAGCTAAAGCAGTAGGATTGGTACTGCCGCACCTGGATGGAAAACTTGACGGAAGTGCTGTTCGCGTACCTGTTCCCGACGGATCCCTTACGGACTTCACTGCCTTGGTAAACAAGGATGTAACCGACCAGCAGGTTCATGATGCCTTTAAAAAAGCGGCAAATGGACCCATGAAGGGAGTTCTTGAATATTCCGAAGAGGAACTGGTATCTACGGATATTCTTGGCAATCCGCACTCATGCATTTATGATAGCGGTTTTACCAAGACCGATGGAAAACTGGTGAAACTTCTAGGCTGGTATGATAACGAGGCAGGATATTCAGCTCGTACAGCTGACCTGATTACCCGAATCGTTTAG
- the msrB gene encoding peptide-methionine (R)-S-oxide reductase MsrB: MINWKQVQQYASKGNPEPPRRVEKSDEEWKKELTDEQFYVTRKHGTERPGTGEYCEAHQPGLYACICCETELFDSTDKFESGSGWPSFTEPVKDNVIKYVEDRSHGMHRIEVLCNVCDAHLGHVFPDGPQPTGLRYCVNSASLKLVEEKSKA, encoded by the coding sequence ATGATAAACTGGAAACAAGTACAGCAATACGCCTCAAAAGGTAATCCGGAGCCGCCACGACGGGTTGAAAAGTCGGACGAAGAGTGGAAGAAAGAGCTTACCGACGAGCAATTTTACGTGACTCGCAAGCACGGCACCGAACGTCCGGGTACCGGTGAATACTGCGAGGCACATCAACCTGGACTCTACGCTTGTATCTGCTGCGAAACCGAACTCTTTGACTCTACCGATAAGTTTGAGTCCGGATCCGGATGGCCGAGTTTTACCGAACCGGTGAAGGATAATGTGATCAAATACGTAGAAGACCGCAGCCATGGTATGCACCGAATTGAAGTGCTCTGTAATGTCTGCGATGCTCATCTGGGTCACGTCTTTCCGGACGGGCCTCAACCTACCGGCTTGCGTTATTGTGTTAATTCTGCCTCTTTGAAACTGGTCGAGGAGAAGTCGAAAGCCTAG